Genomic window (Marinobacter panjinensis):
ATCTCGGAGATTCCCGCTGTTATCTTGTTCACGAAGGTAAACTGCGGTGTCTGACCCGGGACGATACCGTGGTTCAGAACATGCTGGAAGATGGCAGTATCCAGCCGGACGATGTGCCCCATGTACCCTTTCGAAACGTGCTGACCCGCGCTCTCGGCGCGTCATCTTCACTCGCCAGTTTCGGGAAGGTAGCGCTGCGCCCGGGCGATAGTCTGCTGCTGTGCTCCGATGGCCTCACCGGTGCCCTGCCGGAGGCTGACTGGTTACCCATACTGTCAGGCCAGGGATCTGTGGAAGACAAGGTCCGGGCACTGGTCGATACAAGCCTGGACAATGAAGCAGCGGATAACGTGTCCGTTGTTCTTTTGACAATCGATTAGCAAAGGAGCCCTGTATGGCGTCACTTTCACAACTGGTGGATAGCGTCGTGGTAACCACGTTTGAACTGGACCAGCCCGAGATTCGTGTCGGAAGGGGTGGAGACAACGATATCCGCATCGATGAAATTTCTGTCAGCGGTCATCATGCGGTCATTGAGGCGGTACCCAACGCCTACCTGGAAGGCACGATGGATTACTACATTACCGACAGCAACAGCACGAATGGCACGTTTGTGAACGACATCCGCATCAGCGGACGCCAGCGCCTGAACAGCAATGACCTGGTGCGGATTGGCTGGAATGAATTCCGGTTTGTGGACGAAGACGAGAATGCGATGGAAAAGACCGCCTACATTCTCGACTAGTGCCTACCGGTTCATGATTATCTTTGAGAAGCGGTCCAGCAGGGAGGAGGCTTCCGGCGCGTTGGTCACTTCTGCCAGCAGGGCTTCCGCATCAAGCCCTTCCTTCACAAGGTCAGGTGCCTGTACCTCAAGATAAGCCCGCATGACATCCGATGAAAATTCCGGATGGAACTGAACACCCCAGGCGCAGGGTCCCACCCGGAACGCCTGGTGGGCCTCGAACTCGTTGTGGCCCAGCAGAACAGCGTTGTCCGGCAGCCGCAGAACGGATTGTCGGTGAGTCAGCTGCGCCGGGAACTGGCGGGGAAGCCCCTTGAACAGGGGATCGTCCAGGGCCGTATCGAGCAGCGCCACCGGATGGGTGCCGGTTTCCCTGCCCCGGGGATGAAAGCCCACCTCGCCGCCCAGAGCGTGGGCCAGCAACTGATGGCCGTAGCAAACGCCCAGAACCGGGATTTCGGCCCTGACCGCGCCCGCAAGCCAGTGGCCGGTCTGTTCGCTCCAGGGTTCACGGTCGCTGACCATGGCCGGAGAGCCGGTGATGACGATGCCGTCCCAGTTTTCCGGTTGCCCCGGGAGGTCGTCTACCGTTACATCCACAACATGGATGTTGAGTTCCGGCGCCAGCCGGGCTGCAAACCAGCTGTCAAAATCCCCGAATGCCTCGCGTAAAGCAGGGTAGGTGTTGCCGGTTTTCAGTATGACGACCCTTGGCAAGTTACTGCTCCTGTTGGTCAGCGATTACGGCGTTATGGTAGACGTTCTGCACATCATCCAGATCGTTCAGCATGTCCATGAATTTTTCGAACAGCTCGATGTCGTCGCCTTCAATGGTTGTGGTAGTCTGCGGCAGGAACTGAATCTCGTCTACCTCGAATTCCAGGCCCTCGAACGCGTCCTGCAATGCCTGGCGGGCCTTGGCGTATTCTGTGTGGGGGGCAAACACGGTAATCATGCCGTCTTCATGTTCAATGTCGGTGACATCCACGTCGGCCATCATCAGTGCTTCCAGTGCGGCCTCTTCATCGTCGCCGCGGAATCCGAATATGGCGCAGTGGTCGAACATGTGGCTGACACTGCCCTGGGTTCCGATTTTGCACTTGGTTTTGGTAAAGGCCAGGCGAACGTCACCGAAGGTGCGGTTGGGGTTGTCAGTCAGGCAATCCACAATGGCCATGCAGTTACCCGGCCCGAAGCCCTCATAGCGGGCAGCGGAGAAGTCTTCACCGGTTCCCCCCTGGGCTTTCTCGATGGCCTTCTCGATAACGTGTGCCGGCACCTGGTCTTTCTTGGCGCGGTCGATCAGGCCACGCAGGGTCAGGTTGCTGTCCGGATCCGGGCCGCCGGACTTGGCGCACACGTAGATTTCTCGACCATATTTGCTGTAAACCTTGGTTTTGGCGGCGGCCGTTTTGGCCATGGAGTCTTTGCGGTTCTGATAGGCTCTGCCCATTACGCTGCCTCAATGTTGTCTCAAAAGTGCGGATTTTACTCGACAAAACAGACCGGTGACAGAGTTATTTCCCGGCCCTGTGCCCCACCCAAAGTTGTAAACCTTCGCCACTTTAGAGTCAAAGACGCTACTGATGGCGGGTGGTAGCGTGGAATCGTCCCTTGATCCCGGAGGTTTCCATGACACGCCGATACACCACCAGCCGGATAGCCATGGCCATGAGTTGTCTGATGTTGCTTTCGCCAGCGGTGCAGGGCGACGAGTCGGATCAGCAAATGGGCGTCGCCCGCGAGATGGTCAGGGTGCTTGAAGCCTATGCCGTTTACAAAATGGGCCAGTATGATCTGGCTTTCGAGCGTTACCAGGCGCTTGCCGAGGCGGGTAGCCATCAGGGGATGTACAACCTGGCGAATATGTACGCTGCTGGCCTTGGTGTGGAACAGAGTCACGCCAGAGCATTTGAGTGGTATCTGAAAGCGGCCGAAGCCGGCAATAAACTGAGCATGTCCGAAGTCGCAAGAGCTTATGCCGAAGGTATCGGTACCGAGGCAGACCCTGTTCAGGCTGACTACTGGCAAGCCATGGCTTCGGACTCATAACCCCCTGCGGAAAATGAATCCGGTAGCCGCTACGTTGAAAGGTAGTCGACCGGCCGCTGGTAATTTTCCTGGCTGACCAGATCGATCCCGCAGTCAACGCTGGATACCCAGTTCAGAAACTGACCCACCATGGCCGGGCCCTCAAAGCGCTTACCGTGTTGCGGCACGATGGCGCTGACCTCCATCTGCCGAACCATATTGGCCCACAGCTCACACACCTTCCTTGATGCAATGTAGCGCCGGTGGAAACCGATCATGTTGGGTATGTGCCTGTCGAAGTCTGTGACTGGCTTGTGGTCATCCTCACCACCCATGGACGCTCCCAGGTCCCCCGAGAACAGGATTCTGGATACCGGATCATAGAACTGCAGGTTGCCCACCGAGTGCATGAAGTGGGCGGGCAGGCACTGGATATAGGATTCCCCGAAAGGCACGTTAATGCCGCTGTCCGGCACACTGACAATGCGGTCGTAAACGCTTCCGCTGAGTTGCCCGGTTACATAGCCGGATACCAGGTGCGGCAGGAAACGGGCCCAGAGGCGGGAAGTGACAATTTTGGCACTGGTGTGAACAATCCAGCGGTCGATGGCGCCGATGATATCCGGGTCCTGGTGGGAGGCAAACACGTAGTCCATTTCGCGGATATTCAGGTATCGCGATGCCGCAACAGCCAGCGGGGTATAGGTCAGATCTCCGCCCGGATCAATCAGGGCCTCATGCTTGCCATCAACAATCAGGAACTGGTTGGACTGTACGCCCTCGCCAGTTACCAGTGAATCGAACATCAGGCATTTGTGTTGCCCGTTATCAAACAGAACGATGGGTTCCGCTGCCATTCTTGTCTCCCGGTAGGCTGACTATCCGGCCGGGATGGCCGGATACTGCAAAATTTCCGGGAGGGTACAAAATTGGTAAAAGCGACCTATTGCGTCAGGTCAATAAACTGATATCCATCAAGAAATGTTTTTCAATATCGCTCAGGCAAGCCTGGGAACGCGCCGAATACCCTTGCGTATGGCCTGGTCCAGTGCGGAGCTCACCAGTTTGCCGGTGTGGGGCACGATGTCTTCAAAGGATATGGTGTACTGGACACGAGTCCTGCCGTTAGCGGCATCCTCGAAGCGGATTCTGCCCAGATGGTTGCGGATAGGGCTCATGCTGGTAATGGTGTACTCGATCAGCGAGCCCGGCTCAAAGGTAATCACGGTTTCCTTGAGACCGATGGGGCCAATTCCGATTTTGCGGATGGACCCCACGCCATTGGGATCGGCCTGGTCGCTATCGCGAATTCGTTTTACTGGGGCACCCAGCAATTTGCCAAAACGTTCGTGGTCGGCAAACAGGGCGAACACCCGGTGCCGCGGAACCTCGAAGGTTTCATCAATTTCAATCGTGTAGGTAGCCATAACTGCACTCTTAAGAGACTGTTTCAGACAGAGTATCGGGTTATGTGCTACAACAAAAGTCGCAGAGCACCGATGACCGGGCTCTGGCCCGAAAGGGGCCATCACAAACCAATCCAGACAGCAAAGGCACTCTGATCTGCATGGACGACGAAAACCGGAAAAACCAACCAAATGACGAATCCGGCACCGAAACTCCGGTCCATTCCGACCTTGCGACGCCACTCAATGGCCTGTTTGCACTGGGCATACTCTATACCCTCTATCTTGCCCATCAGATTGTCCTGCCGATTGTACTGGCCGTGCTCACCAGCCTGTTGCTGTACCCGTTGGTCAGGAAAGCCTATGAAAAAGCCGGCATCCCGCGCGTGCTCAGTGCGCTGGTGCTGGTGCTTCTGGTGCTCGCCGGGCTTGTCGGTATTGGCGTTACCGTAGCTACGCCGGCCCTGGAGTGGGCACAACAGGCGCCGCAGGGCATCTCCCGCTTGCTGGTAGGGGAGAGCGGCATAAAGAGCCAGATAGACAAGGTCAACGAGTCCGCCAGGAAAGTGGAAGAGTCGATGGACGAACTTTCTGAAGATGAGGGGGAACAAGGCGCAACCAACA
Coding sequences:
- a CDS encoding tetratricopeptide repeat protein, translating into MTRRYTTSRIAMAMSCLMLLSPAVQGDESDQQMGVAREMVRVLEAYAVYKMGQYDLAFERYQALAEAGSHQGMYNLANMYAAGLGVEQSHARAFEWYLKAAEAGNKLSMSEVARAYAEGIGTEADPVQADYWQAMASDS
- a CDS encoding FHA domain-containing protein encodes the protein MASLSQLVDSVVVTTFELDQPEIRVGRGGDNDIRIDEISVSGHHAVIEAVPNAYLEGTMDYYITDSNSTNGTFVNDIRISGRQRLNSNDLVRIGWNEFRFVDEDENAMEKTAYILD
- a CDS encoding MBL fold metallo-hydrolase, yielding MAAEPIVLFDNGQHKCLMFDSLVTGEGVQSNQFLIVDGKHEALIDPGGDLTYTPLAVAASRYLNIREMDYVFASHQDPDIIGAIDRWIVHTSAKIVTSRLWARFLPHLVSGYVTGQLSGSVYDRIVSVPDSGINVPFGESYIQCLPAHFMHSVGNLQFYDPVSRILFSGDLGASMGGEDDHKPVTDFDRHIPNMIGFHRRYIASRKVCELWANMVRQMEVSAIVPQHGKRFEGPAMVGQFLNWVSSVDCGIDLVSQENYQRPVDYLST
- a CDS encoding SRPBCC family protein, producing the protein MATYTIEIDETFEVPRHRVFALFADHERFGKLLGAPVKRIRDSDQADPNGVGSIRKIGIGPIGLKETVITFEPGSLIEYTITSMSPIRNHLGRIRFEDAANGRTRVQYTISFEDIVPHTGKLVSSALDQAIRKGIRRVPRLA
- a CDS encoding glutamine amidotransferase, with the protein product MPRVVILKTGNTYPALREAFGDFDSWFAARLAPELNIHVVDVTVDDLPGQPENWDGIVITGSPAMVSDREPWSEQTGHWLAGAVRAEIPVLGVCYGHQLLAHALGGEVGFHPRGRETGTHPVALLDTALDDPLFKGLPRQFPAQLTHRQSVLRLPDNAVLLGHNEFEAHQAFRVGPCAWGVQFHPEFSSDVMRAYLEVQAPDLVKEGLDAEALLAEVTNAPEASSLLDRFSKIIMNR
- a CDS encoding PP2C family protein-serine/threonine phosphatase gives rise to the protein MIPRVAGLSDVGAVRATNQDAIDWRVSDDNRQVLLVVADGMGGYQGGEIASRIAVDTVMEALGGNLVPGKESDSEAPPDAMQAAINLANERIQERRAEDADLARMGTTLVITWMIDGEAHIAHLGDSRCYLVHEGKLRCLTRDDTVVQNMLEDGSIQPDDVPHVPFRNVLTRALGASSSLASFGKVALRPGDSLLLCSDGLTGALPEADWLPILSGQGSVEDKVRALVDTSLDNEAADNVSVVLLTID
- a CDS encoding YebC/PmpR family DNA-binding transcriptional regulator yields the protein MGRAYQNRKDSMAKTAAAKTKVYSKYGREIYVCAKSGGPDPDSNLTLRGLIDRAKKDQVPAHVIEKAIEKAQGGTGEDFSAARYEGFGPGNCMAIVDCLTDNPNRTFGDVRLAFTKTKCKIGTQGSVSHMFDHCAIFGFRGDDEEAALEALMMADVDVTDIEHEDGMITVFAPHTEYAKARQALQDAFEGLEFEVDEIQFLPQTTTTIEGDDIELFEKFMDMLNDLDDVQNVYHNAVIADQQEQ